TAAAGATTCTTCATTACTTTCTTCATTGTCAGATTCATCTTCTGACTCACTAATATAATCCTTATCATCTTCTTCAAAGTCTTCCAACATTTTATCTTCCTTAGCTTTGACTACCTTAAAATAGTATCCTGCTCCTATAACTCCTCCAATTACAAGTGCAATAATTAGAAATGAACCTATTCCACTTTTCTTTTCTTCTTTTACTGGAACAGTCTTAGGTTCTTCTTTTTTTACTTCTTCTTTCTTAGGCTCTTCAACCTTTATAGTATTTTTGTCTTCTGATTCAATCATATTAAGTAGGTCTTTCTCTCCTACTTCTGTCAATAGCCTTACATTATCTTGATTTGATGAGTGATCCACTATTAGGTGCATAGTTTTTCCACTTTTAGTTTGAAATGTTAAAAATTGTCTCACATCTACTGGATTTTCTTTATCTTTTTCTGTATCTCCACTTGGTGTTATATCTTTTCCATTCCTATCTACATTTTCAATTACTGAACCTCTTGCCTTATTTTCTTGTGTCGCAAGATTATTTACTGCCTTT
This Finegoldia magna ATCC 53516 DNA region includes the following protein-coding sequences:
- a CDS encoding CD1107 family mobile element protein, whose product is MNKSIKRGVAIALLLFTFTVPATTFAMTNEGQIESQNESIYEPQKEEFEKMLKDDVFTPSKEEIPYQDVPRIPGNTSEANKPSNNPPKKTPLVKGGNTKAVNNLATQENKARGSVIENVDRNGKDITPSGDTEKDKENPVDVRQFLTFQTKSGKTMHLIVDHSSNQDNVRLLTEVGEKDLLNMIESEDKNTIKVEEPKKEEVKKEEPKTVPVKEEKKSGIGSFLIIALVIGGVIGAGYYFKVVKAKEDKMLEDFEEDDKDYISESEDESDNEESNEESLDEDDEDELL